CGGTGGTCAGTGCGGCCCCGGCGGCGGGCGTTGCGGTGGTGCATCGCTCGCCGGGCCGACTGCGCCTGCGTATCGCCCAGCTTTACCGCAACGAGGTCGAGAAGGCGCGCCTGGAACGCGCCCTCCGGGGCCGTGCCGGGATCATCAGCGTGGTTGCCAGCAGTCTGACGGGAACGCTGCTGCTGCGCTTCGCCGCACCGCTTACCCACGCGGAAGTTGAGCGCACCGTCGGGCGCATCCTCAGCGGCGAAGACGCCAGCGAGGGCGGGCGCCGCCACCAGGCGCACCATCCCTGGCACATCTTCGACATCGAGCAAACCGCCACCCTGCTCGACACCTCGCCTGATCGCGGCCTGAGCCACGCGGTCGCTCTCGAACGGCTCAGTCAGTATGGCCCCAACCTCCTGCCCCAGGCGGTCAGCCGCTCACCGCTGCAGATCATGCTCGAACAGCTATCCAGCCTGCCCGTGGCCCTGCTCGGCGTCTCGGCGCTGGTGTCAATCGTTACGGGCGGCCTGGTGGACGGGGTGGTGATCCTGGGTGTGGTGGCCCTGAACGCGGGGATCGGGTTCACCACGGAATACTGGGCCGAGCAGACCATCGCCGGGCTGAACCGGGGCGTGGAACCGCATGCCGTGGTGGTGCGCGACGGCCAGGAACGCGAACTGGAGGGCAAACTTGTTGTGCCCGGCGACCTGATCATCCTCCGCCGCGGCATGGCCGTGCCCGCCGACGCGCGCCTGATCGTCGCCGATCACCTCAGTGTGGACGAATCGGCGCTGACCGGCGAAAGCGTGCCGGTCAACAAGAGCGTCGCGCCGCTCGACCAGCGCAATGTGCCCCTGGGAAGCCGCACCAATATGGTCTACCGCGGCACAGTAGTCACCGGCGGCAGCGGCAGGGCCCTGGTGGTGGCGACGGGGGTCGCCACCGAGATCGGCGAGATCCAGCGGCTGCTGGGCGAGGCCGAGCAGCCCGAAACGCCCTTGCAGCGCCAGCTCCGCACGCTGAGCGGGCAACTGGTTGCCGGGTCGCTGGCGCTCTGCGGCGTAGTCTTCGGCATCGGTCTGGCGCGGAACCAGGGCCTCCTGGAGATGTTCAAGACCGCTGTGGCCCTGGCTGTGGCCGCCGTGCCCGAAGGCTTGCCCACTGTCGCCACCACTACCCTGGCCATCGGCCTGCGCCGCCTCGAACAGCAGGGCGTGCTCGTGCGCCGCCTGGTAGCCGTAGAGACGCTGGGGTCCGTGGAGTTCCTCTGCCTCGACAAGACCGGCACCATCACCCGTAACGAGATGACCCTGGTGATGGTCGTGACAGGCGACCGGCGCTACGACCACGGCGCGGGCGGCTTCAGCGTCGAGGGCCAGGCCCTGCCCCCCGGCGGCAGCCCCGATCTCGAAGCACTGCTGCGCCTGACGGCCCTCTGCAGCGAAGTGCGCCTGGAACCCGCTGCGGACGGCCCGCGGCTCCTGGGCACGCCGACGGAGACCGCCCTCGTTCGCGCTGCGCTCGAACAGGGAATTGACATCGAGGCCCTGCGCGCGCGCTATCCTCTGCTACGAACGCGCCTCCGCAGCGAGGGGCGCGGGTTCATGGACACGCTCCACCAGGACGGCAGCGGCTACTTGCTGGCGGTCAAGGGCAGCCCCGATCAGGTTTTAAGCCTCTGCGACCGGGTGAGCGAAGCCGGGACGGTGCGCCCGCTGACCGAGGAAGACCGCGAGCGCATTCTGGTGGACAACGAACGCATGGCCGGCCAGGCCCTGCGTGTGCTCGGCGTGGCCTACCTGCCCGACGACGGGGTGCCTGAGGAGCGCCGCGACCTGATCTGGGTCGGCCTGGCCGGCATCGCCGATCCGCCGCGACCGGAGATCCCCGCCCTCGTCGAACGACTGCGCGCGGCAGGGGTGCGCACAATTATGATCACTGGCGACCAGAGCGCCACGGCAACGGCAATCGCCCGGCAGATCGGCCTGGGCCACGAAGGGCACCTGGAAAGCCTCGACGCCGCGCAACTCGAAACCCTGCCCCCCGACGTGCTGCGCAGCCTGGCCGAGCGGGTGGACATCTTCTCGCGGGTTAGCCCGGCGCACAAACTCTACATTGTGCAGGCCCTGCAACGAGCCGGGTACGTCGTGGCCATGACTGGCGACGGGATCAACGACGGCCCGGCCCTGCGCGCTGCCGACATCGGCATCGCCATGGGCGTAAGCGGCAGCGAGGTGGCCCAGGAGGTCGCCGATATGATCGTGCGCGATGACAATCTGGCGACGATCGTTGGAGCCATCGAGCAGGGACGCACGATCTATAGCGACATCAAGAAAGCCGTCCACTTCATTCTCGCCAGCAACACCAGCGAAATCGCCATCACGCTGCTGGCGACCGCCGCCGGCGCCGGCGAACCGCTCTCGCCCCTGCAGTTGCTCTGGATTAACCTGGTCACCGATGTCTTCCCCGAACTGGCCCTGGGGCTGGAACCGCCGGAGTGCGACGTGTTGCGCCAGCCGCCCCGCGACCCTCACGCCGCCATGTTCAACCGCCGCGACGTGCGGCGCATCGGCGTAGAGAGCGCCGTCCTGACCACCGTCGCCCTCGGCGCCTACGGCTGGGGCCTGGCGCGCTACGGTATGGGACCGCGGACCAGCACTCTGACCTTCACGACCCTTACCACCTCACAGTTGCTCTACGCCATCAGTTGTCGCTCCGAGAAACGCTGGCTGTTCGACCGGCAACCCTCGCCGACAAACCCCTACATGACCTTCGCCGTAGCCGCCGGCCTGGGGCTCCAGAGCATCACCACCTTCATGCCTGGCCTGCGCCAGGTCCTGGGAACCGCCGCCCTTGGCCCGTCGGACTGGCTGCTGGTGCTGGCGCTGGCCAGCGTGCCCTATCTTGCCAGTGAATTGACGAAGGCCATCGAATGCCCGCATCGAGTAGACAGGAAAGACGCAACCAGCCATGGCCAGTGAGTATGTGTTTACATCCGAGTCCGTTACAGCAGGGCATCCCGACAAGCTCTGCGATCAGATCAGCGACGCCCTGGTCGGCCATATTCTCTGGCAAGATCCCGCCGCGCGGGTGGTGGCCGAGTGCGCTGTTTCCACGGGCATCCTGTTCGTCTCGTTGAAGGCGGCGACAACTGCCAGCATTGACATTCCCCGCGTCGCCCGCGAGGTCATCCTGGAGGCCGGCTACGACCGCGGCAGCTTCAACGGCCGCACCTGTACGGTCATGACTAACCAGCTTGAAGAGCCGACAGCCTTGCGCGCAAGCCTGCGCGACCGTGAGAGCGCCCTGTCAGAACTGGTCGCCCAGGAGAACGTCACGCTCTTTGGCTTCGCCTGCACCCAGACTCCGGTGCTGATGCCGCTGCCGATCTGGCTGGCCAATCGCCTGGCGCAGCGCCTCGACATCGTCTGCCGCGAGCACCGCGACGATCTCGCGCCCGACGGGAAGGTGCAGGTAGGCATCGTGTACCGCGACCACCAGCCGTTTCGTATTCATAGCCTGACCCTGGTGGCCAGCCAGCGTCACCCCGATCTGCCCCTGGCCCGGCTGCGCCAGTTGATCATTGAGCAGGTGGTCAAACCGGTGTTCGAACACGAGCCGCTCGTTCCCGATGCGGAGACGCGCCTGCAGATCAACCCCGAAGGCCCGGTGGTGGAGGGTGGTCCGGCCCTGCACGCGGGCCTGACCGGGCGCAAAACCGGCGCCGACACCTACGGGGGCTACGCGCGCCAGAGCAGCGCGGCGCTGAGCGGCAAGGACCCGACCCGCATCGACCGCACCGGCGCCTACGCCGCGCGCCACGCGGCCAAGAACGTGGTGGCGGCGGGCCTGGCCTCCCGCTGCGAGGTGCAACTCAGCTACTCGATCGGCTTCCGCGACCCGGTGAGCGTGCGGGTGGAGACCTTTGGCACCGGTGCGCTCAGCGACGATGAACTGTCGGAGCGGGTGGCGCGGGCCTTCGATTTTAGCGTGGGCGGGATCATCCGCCGCTTCGATCTGGCCGGCCTGGCCGCCCGTTCACGAGGCCGGCTCTACCAGCGCGTGGCGGCCCACGGCCACTTCGGGCGGCCCGAACTGGTGTTGCCCTGGGAGGCGACCGATGGGGTGGCGGCGCTGCGGGAGGCGGGGTAGGACGTGGAGGTGTGGAAGTGTGGAGGTTGTGGAGGTTGGAGGTGTCCGAACAGCTCTATCGCCACAGCTCTACATCTCCACCCAGCTCCCAATCCGGAGATCACAGCCGACGACGCGCAGAGTCCGAACAGCTCCGTAGCTCCAACTCTACACCTCCGCACCTCCACATCTCCACAGACCGATAAGGAGAGGAGGACGCGCCCGATGACCGTCCACAACTACCTCACCATTGACCCTGACACTTTCACCGATGAGTGGCGCTTCGTGCTGGAGTGTCTGCACGAAGTGCTGCGCGAAGCCGGAGAGCCGGAACTGGCCGCGGCGCTCCCCTGGCTGGAAGCAGAAGCTCCCGCGACACCGCCGCTGGAAGCGCCCCCCGAACGGCTGATCCAGGCCCTCTCAATTGGCTTTCAGTTGCTCAAAATGGTCGAAGAACGAGCCGCGGTGCAGTACCGTCGGCTGACGGAAACGCGCAACGGCCTGGCTGCTGTGCCGGCGCTGTGGGGCGAGGCCCTCTGTCAGTTGCGCGGACGGGACATCTCCGGCGAAGACATCGCCGCCGCGCTGCCCGAAGTGCGGGTCGAACTGGTGCTCACCGCCCACCCCACCGAGGCCAAACGCGCCACCGTGCTCGAGCACCACCGCGCCCTCTACCTGCTGCTGGTCAAACGCGGTGAAACCCGGTGGACGCCCTATGAGCAGGAGTCAATCCGTGCCGAGGTGCTGGCGCGCCTGACCACGCTCTGGCGCACTGGCGAGATCTTTCTGGAAAAACCCGACGTAGCCTCCGAACGGCGCAACATCCTGCACTACCTGCGCAACGTCTTTCCCGATATTATCGGGCTGCTCGACGAGCGCCTGCGGCAGGCATGGGCCACAGTGGGCTTCGATCCGGCCCTGATTGACGGGGTGGAGCGACTGCCCCGGCTGCGCTTCGGCACCTGGGTCGGCGGGGATCGCGATGGGCACCCCCTGGTCACCGCCGAGGTCACCCGCGAGACCCTGGGCGAATTGCGGCAGCAGGCCCTGAGCATCATCCAGGATCAGTTGCGCGACCTGGCGCGGTCCCTCAGCCTCTCCGACTTGCTCCAGGCACCCCCGGCGGAACTTCTCGAACGCATCGCTGAAGTGACCGCCGCGATGGGGCCGACGGGCGCGCAGGCGCTGAAGCGCAATCCCAACGAGGCATGGCGCCAGTGGATCAACCTGATGCTGGCCCGCCTGCCGCTCACATTGCCTCTCGCAACGTATCACTACCGCGCGGCCTCCGAACTCGAGCGCGACCTGCACCTCCTCGCCACATCTCTCGACGCCGTGGGCGCGCAACGTCTGGCCCGACACTTCGTGCATCCCGTCATCCGCAGCCTCCAGACCTTCGGCTTTCACCTCGCCGCTCTGGACGTGCGCCAGAACAGCCACTTCCACGACCTGGCCCTGGGGCAACTGCTGGCCGTCGCCGGCTTTCCCGATCACCACGTCACCCTGTGGGACGTGCCCCGGCGCATGGCGCTGCTGGAGCGGGAACTGGAGTCGCCGCGGCCCTTCGCCGGCCCGGCGGCGCGCGTGGGCCCCGAAGCCGACGCGGTGCTCAGTTGCTACCGCGTGCTGCTCGACGAACTCAACACCCACGGGCCGGCGGGTCTGGGGGCGCTGATCGTCAGCATGACCCGCAGTGAGGCCGATCTGCTTGTGGTCTACCTCTTCGCCCGCGAAGTGGGCCTGTTGCGCGATGCGCCCGACGGCCCGGCCTGCCCCCTGGCAGTCGTCCCGCTGTTCGAGACCATTGAGGACCTGGAGCGTAGCGCGGCCATCCTGGCCGCCTTTCTCGATCACCCCCTGACCCGCCGGAGCCTGGAGTTGCAGCGGCAGTTGCGGGGCGAGCGCGATCTGGTGCAACAGGTGATGATTGGCTACAGTGACAGCAACAAAGATGGCGGTCTGGTAGCCAGCCTGTGGGCGCTGTATCGGGCGCAGAAAGCCATGGCCGCAGTGGGGCGGGAGCGCGGCGTGCGCATCCGCTTCTTCCATGGCCGGGGCGGCACGATCAGCCGGGGGGCCGGGCCAACCCACCGCTTCATCAAGGCCCTGCCCGCAGGCGCCCTGGGCGGCGATCTGCGGGTCACCGAACAGGGCGAAGCGATTTCGCAGAAATACGCCAACCGTCTGACCGCCAGCTACAACCTGGAACTGTACCTGGCGGGCGTGAGCCGCGCCACCGTGCTCGAACGCCACGCGCCGGACGAGACGCACGTCCTCGAACCGGTCATGGACCACCTGGCGACCGTGAGCCGGGCTGCCTACACCGACCTGATCGGCAGCGCGGGCTTCCTTACCTTCTTCCGCCAGGCCACCCCGATAGATGCCCTGGAACAGAGCCGTATCGGTTCGCGGCCCACCCGGCGTACCGGCCAGGCCACCCTGGCCGACCTGCGGGCCATCCCCTGGGTGTTCAGTTGGAGCCAGGCACGCTTCTTCCTCTCCGGCTGGTACGGCGTTGGCAGCGCCCTTGAACACCTCCACCAGAGTGATCCGCCAACCTTCGCAACGCTGCAACAGCACTTCCTGACCTGGGCGCCGTTGCACTACATCTTCAGCAACGCCGCCACCAGCATCGCCAGCGCCGACCCGGAGGTGATGGGCTGGTACGCCGGTCTGGTGGAGGACGCCGCGTTGCGCGAGACCCTGCTGGAGCGCATCCTCACCGAATACCGGCGCACGGTAACGATGCTGGAACGCCTCTATGACGGCCCCCTGGCCCGGCGTCGGCCCAACATCTTCAGCATGATCGAGGCCCGCAACCCCGGCCTGCGCGTGCTGCACCGCCAGCAGATCGCTCTGCTGCGCGAGTGGCGGGCGCTGCGCGCGCGCGGCGAGGACGATGGGGCGCTGCTGCCGCGCCTGTTGCTCACGATTAACGCGATTGCGAATGGTCTGGGTTCAACCGGGTAATGGGTTTCGGGGAAACTGGGGTTGGCGCGTGTGCTCCGGGTTGCCCGCCCGTCCGGCCCGGGGTGGTGTGGAGACGGCCCGGCGGGCCGTCTCTACCCGCCGGGGTTCCGGGCGTCCCAGGTTGCTTGCCTGCCCGGCCCGGGGTATACTACCTCTGTACAGGTTTTGCACAATTTCAAGGACCACATCAATGACCATCTATGATTTTACGGCCAACCTGATAGACGGAACGCCCCAGAAACTCGACGCCTACCAGGGCAAAGTGACGTTGATCGTCAACGTCGCCAGCCGCTGCGGCTTCACACCCCAGTACGCGGGGCTGGAGACCCTCTACCGCCGCTACAGGGACGAGGGCTTCGTCGTGCTCGGCTTCCCCTGCAACCAGTTCGGCTTCCAGGAACCGGGAACCGAGTCCGAGATCCAGCAGTTCTGCAGCCTGAATTACGACGTCACCTTCCCGATGTTTGCCAAGATTGACGTGAACGGGCCGCGGACCCACCCGCTCTACGCCTATCTCAAGGCCGAGCAGCCCGGCTTCCTGGGCCTCCCGACGATCAAGTGGAACTTCACCAAGTTTCTGGTAGATCGCAACGGCAACGTGCGCCGGCGCTACGCGCCCACCGACACGCCGGAGTCCATCGAGCGCGACATCGTCGCCCTGCTGCGCGAACATCCAGCGCCGCAGGCCGTCGCCGACGGCGCGACGCGGTGAGTCTGAGGTGAGCATGGGCTGCAGCCCCTGTAGCCCCCGGCTCGCTGATACCGCGCGGCTAAGTCGCGCCGTATCAGCGAGCCGGTTCATGTATGAACATTCCCCACCTCCCCATCGCCCCCCTCCTCCGCCGCCTGCACGACGACATAGCTACGTTCGATTTCCTGCCTGAAGGTCGGCGGGAGGCGCGCCCAGTCCATAACATCAACGTGAATGGGCAGGTTGCTCTCCACAAACGCCTCCCGCAGCTCGAAGAGACGCTCGAAGGGCCGTTGCAAGTCGTGCGGATTGCGCACGACGAGATCGAGGTCGCTGGCCTCGTGCGCCCCGCCGGTGACGCGGCTGCCATAGGCCCAGACATCGCAGGCCGGCGCGTACTGACGCAGAATGGCGCGCACCTGGTCGAGGTAACGCGCTGGCAGGTTGAGCCTGACGTGAATAGTCACGGCGCCTCCTCGTCGAGCGTCCGGTCGGCCCGCAGGCGTTCCGCCAGCGCGCGAGCGTCACGGACGAAATCCGGGAGTAACGTGAGCGTTTCCCGCGCGAACGCCTCGCCGTAGTCGTGGGCCGTATTGTTGCGGTTATCGCGGTAGGTAAACCAGCGCTCGACTTCGTCTGGCGTGAGCAGACCATGCCGGGCGGCCAGGCGCAGCACTTCCTTGACCGGCGTCGCGTCCAGCACGCGCGCGCCGTAGCCGAAGTCCTTCAACCGGCGCCTGACGAGTTTGAAGGAGACCTCCTGCGCCAGTTCGAAGCCCTTGATGATAGCCATGCGAAAGATTTCCTGTTCGGTAACCTCCTGGCCGGCAACGGCGCGCTGATACAGCGCCAGCGCGGCTTCGAGAGCGCGCAGCGTGTTGGTCAGATGATCCGTGTTGAGGCTCATAGGCCGGTTTCTTTCAACCTGGCCGCGCCCCCCGTATCACGCCTGGCGGCCCGGGGCTGCCGTTTGCGCGCATGCGCCGTCATCAGGCGGGCCATCTTCGCCTCGAACGGCTTACCAGACGCGCAGGCGTAGCGCCAGTGCCGCCGAACAGGCCGCACGACCATCATCCCCAGGTTTCAGTAATCCAAAATCCAAAATCCAAAATCCAAAATCGAACCTCGTATCTTCCCGCGATACAGAACGGTACATGCAGAGAAGGAGTTTGCATGTATCCTGATTATACCCGCTACTATCTCGGCTTCAACCTGGCGCCGGGGCTGGGGCCAGCCCGTCTGGCGCGGCTGATCGCCCACTGCGGCTCGCCGGAGCGCGCCTGGCACGCCGATGCCTTCGACCTGGCCGCCGCCGGCATTGACGCGCGCACCAGCGCGGCATTTCTCGCCACTCGCGAACGGGTTGACCTCGACCGCGAACTGGAGCGCGCCGCGCGGCTCGGCGTCACCTTGCTGTGTATCGAGGACGCGGCCTACCCCCGGCTGCTGCGCGAGATCCCCGGCGCCCCGCCCCTGCTGTACATTCGCGGCACGCTGACCCCTGCCGACGAGTGGGCCATCGCCGTGGTTGGCACCCGCTCGCCAACCCCCTACGGCCGTGAAGCCGCCCGGCATCTGGCCGGCGACCTGGCTCGCGCCGGAGTGACCATCGTCAGCGGGCTGGCCCTGGGGGTTGACGCCATCGCCCATGCCGCCGCGCTCGACGCCGGGGGGCGCACCGTGGCGGTGCTGGCCTGCGGCGTGGATCGCCCCTACCCCGAGCGCCACCGCGACCTGGCCGAACGCATCATCGCTCAGGGCGCCCTGGTGAGCGACTACCCGCTGGGGACCGCCCCCGCCGCGGCCAACTTCCCTCCCCGCAACCGCATCATCAGCGGCCTGAGCCGCGGCACGCTGGTGGTCGAGGCCGGCGAGCGCAGCGGCGCGCTGATCACCGTCGAGTTCGCGCTGGAACAGGGCCGCGACGTGCTGGCCGTGCCGGGGTCCATCTTCTCGCGCCAGAGCGCGGGCTGTCTGCAACTCATCCGCGACGGCGCCGCCCTCGTCGCCTCCGCCGACGACGCTCTCGCCGCGCTTAATCTGACCGCCGCCAGCGCCCAGTCCGAGGCGCGCATCGAACTGCCTGCCGACCCGGTGGAGGCGGCGCTGCTGGCTGCGCTGAGCCACGAACCGCGTCACATTGATGAACTCGGACGAGCGGTTGAACTGCCGGCCCCCACTGTCGCCGCGGCGCTGGCTCTGCTGGAACTCAAGGGCCTGGCGCGCCAGGCCGCGCCGATGCAGTACGTGCGGGCGCGCTGATACGATTTTGGACTTTAGATTTTGGTTTTTGGATTTGTGGGGTCACGGGGAGACATGGCGATGCTATGCAGCCCTGTATTCAACAGGAAAGGGCATAGGGCGATTGCGGCAGGTGCCGGGGCTCGCGCCAGAGACCAATCCAAAATCTAAAATCCAAAATCCAAAATCGCATCAGCGGTCAAAGTACGCCTCGGCGCGCCCGGTGAAGGCATCGCGCAGCATGCGTCGCGTGCGCGGCAGGAGGGGGGGCAGATGATCGGGCAAGAAGAAGCCTACATTGACATTCTCATGGCCGGCGGGATGCAACTCGCCGCCTACAATGCGCGCGGCGAAGAAGATGGCCAGGATCTGCGCCTGGTCGCCGTTGGGGTAGGTCCAGTGGAAATCGGGGCCGCCATAGACGCCGATCAGCCGTTCGGCCTCCAGCACCAGACCGGTCTCCTCCTGCACCTCGCGGGTCATGCCACGCGCCGGCACTTCGTCGAGGCTGATAGTGCCGCCGGGCACGTCCCACAACATCACATCGGCCCGCCGGCAGAGCAGAATGCCGCCCTGCTCGTTGCGGGCAAAGGCGCTCGCGCGCACCTGCAGAATGCACTGGTGCCCGACATAGCTGCGCAGCCAACGGGTATACTTGATGGTCATGCCTTGCTCCCTTCGACCGTCAGGCTCACAGCCAGGCGAAACCCGGTAAACTCGTTCCGCACCGTTGGCAGCAAGCGAAAGCGACAGGCGCAGCGGGCGTAGCCAGGAGGATTGGCATAGCAGCCCCCGCGCATGATCCGGCGCCCGGGCGCCGTCAGGTCCTCGCGGCCATCATCAGGGTGGTAGGGATAGGGCGCGTCGAGGCTGGCGGTCCACTCCCAGACATTCCCGGCCATATCGAGCACACCGTAGGGACTGGCGCCCGCCGGATA
This DNA window, taken from Chloroflexaceae bacterium, encodes the following:
- a CDS encoding cation-transporting P-type ATPase, with the protein product MSGVPSQRAGDCGMAELSALLEEVFAGGGTARTLLVALTTLPCRTIPGHVFRAALDQYGLRATFDTILQDRQVIEALESVHLPTDGETRTVLLRLTRPLTLYQRLGVGRMRLHVNRELLLAIDDRNEVSLRRGDIRMSWMRMNEEVLVRLRRARDRSGAPVDMLAVSAGHVISQTYPLDVITLPPRVARERVAAEAPPAPAPLPVALPGPVISPAPSPALVLPAPVVSAAPAAGVAVVHRSPGRLRLRIAQLYRNEVEKARLERALRGRAGIISVVASSLTGTLLLRFAAPLTHAEVERTVGRILSGEDASEGGRRHQAHHPWHIFDIEQTATLLDTSPDRGLSHAVALERLSQYGPNLLPQAVSRSPLQIMLEQLSSLPVALLGVSALVSIVTGGLVDGVVILGVVALNAGIGFTTEYWAEQTIAGLNRGVEPHAVVVRDGQERELEGKLVVPGDLIILRRGMAVPADARLIVADHLSVDESALTGESVPVNKSVAPLDQRNVPLGSRTNMVYRGTVVTGGSGRALVVATGVATEIGEIQRLLGEAEQPETPLQRQLRTLSGQLVAGSLALCGVVFGIGLARNQGLLEMFKTAVALAVAAVPEGLPTVATTTLAIGLRRLEQQGVLVRRLVAVETLGSVEFLCLDKTGTITRNEMTLVMVVTGDRRYDHGAGGFSVEGQALPPGGSPDLEALLRLTALCSEVRLEPAADGPRLLGTPTETALVRAALEQGIDIEALRARYPLLRTRLRSEGRGFMDTLHQDGSGYLLAVKGSPDQVLSLCDRVSEAGTVRPLTEEDRERILVDNERMAGQALRVLGVAYLPDDGVPEERRDLIWVGLAGIADPPRPEIPALVERLRAAGVRTIMITGDQSATATAIARQIGLGHEGHLESLDAAQLETLPPDVLRSLAERVDIFSRVSPAHKLYIVQALQRAGYVVAMTGDGINDGPALRAADIGIAMGVSGSEVAQEVADMIVRDDNLATIVGAIEQGRTIYSDIKKAVHFILASNTSEIAITLLATAAGAGEPLSPLQLLWINLVTDVFPELALGLEPPECDVLRQPPRDPHAAMFNRRDVRRIGVESAVLTTVALGAYGWGLARYGMGPRTSTLTFTTLTTSQLLYAISCRSEKRWLFDRQPSPTNPYMTFAVAAGLGLQSITTFMPGLRQVLGTAALGPSDWLLVLALASVPYLASELTKAIECPHRVDRKDATSHGQ
- the metK gene encoding methionine adenosyltransferase; the encoded protein is MASEYVFTSESVTAGHPDKLCDQISDALVGHILWQDPAARVVAECAVSTGILFVSLKAATTASIDIPRVAREVILEAGYDRGSFNGRTCTVMTNQLEEPTALRASLRDRESALSELVAQENVTLFGFACTQTPVLMPLPIWLANRLAQRLDIVCREHRDDLAPDGKVQVGIVYRDHQPFRIHSLTLVASQRHPDLPLARLRQLIIEQVVKPVFEHEPLVPDAETRLQINPEGPVVEGGPALHAGLTGRKTGADTYGGYARQSSAALSGKDPTRIDRTGAYAARHAAKNVVAAGLASRCEVQLSYSIGFRDPVSVRVETFGTGALSDDELSERVARAFDFSVGGIIRRFDLAGLAARSRGRLYQRVAAHGHFGRPELVLPWEATDGVAALREAG
- a CDS encoding phosphoenolpyruvate carboxylase, with translation MTVHNYLTIDPDTFTDEWRFVLECLHEVLREAGEPELAAALPWLEAEAPATPPLEAPPERLIQALSIGFQLLKMVEERAAVQYRRLTETRNGLAAVPALWGEALCQLRGRDISGEDIAAALPEVRVELVLTAHPTEAKRATVLEHHRALYLLLVKRGETRWTPYEQESIRAEVLARLTTLWRTGEIFLEKPDVASERRNILHYLRNVFPDIIGLLDERLRQAWATVGFDPALIDGVERLPRLRFGTWVGGDRDGHPLVTAEVTRETLGELRQQALSIIQDQLRDLARSLSLSDLLQAPPAELLERIAEVTAAMGPTGAQALKRNPNEAWRQWINLMLARLPLTLPLATYHYRAASELERDLHLLATSLDAVGAQRLARHFVHPVIRSLQTFGFHLAALDVRQNSHFHDLALGQLLAVAGFPDHHVTLWDVPRRMALLERELESPRPFAGPAARVGPEADAVLSCYRVLLDELNTHGPAGLGALIVSMTRSEADLLVVYLFAREVGLLRDAPDGPACPLAVVPLFETIEDLERSAAILAAFLDHPLTRRSLELQRQLRGERDLVQQVMIGYSDSNKDGGLVASLWALYRAQKAMAAVGRERGVRIRFFHGRGGTISRGAGPTHRFIKALPAGALGGDLRVTEQGEAISQKYANRLTASYNLELYLAGVSRATVLERHAPDETHVLEPVMDHLATVSRAAYTDLIGSAGFLTFFRQATPIDALEQSRIGSRPTRRTGQATLADLRAIPWVFSWSQARFFLSGWYGVGSALEHLHQSDPPTFATLQQHFLTWAPLHYIFSNAATSIASADPEVMGWYAGLVEDAALRETLLERILTEYRRTVTMLERLYDGPLARRRPNIFSMIEARNPGLRVLHRQQIALLREWRALRARGEDDGALLPRLLLTINAIANGLGSTG
- a CDS encoding glutathione peroxidase, whose amino-acid sequence is MTIYDFTANLIDGTPQKLDAYQGKVTLIVNVASRCGFTPQYAGLETLYRRYRDEGFVVLGFPCNQFGFQEPGTESEIQQFCSLNYDVTFPMFAKIDVNGPRTHPLYAYLKAEQPGFLGLPTIKWNFTKFLVDRNGNVRRRYAPTDTPESIERDIVALLREHPAPQAVADGATR
- a CDS encoding nucleotidyltransferase domain-containing protein; this translates as MTIHVRLNLPARYLDQVRAILRQYAPACDVWAYGSRVTGGAHEASDLDLVVRNPHDLQRPFERLFELREAFVESNLPIHVDVMDWARLPPTFRQEIERSYVVVQAAEEGGDGEVGNVHT
- a CDS encoding nucleotidyltransferase substrate binding protein — encoded protein: MSLNTDHLTNTLRALEAALALYQRAVAGQEVTEQEIFRMAIIKGFELAQEVSFKLVRRRLKDFGYGARVLDATPVKEVLRLAARHGLLTPDEVERWFTYRDNRNNTAHDYGEAFARETLTLLPDFVRDARALAERLRADRTLDEEAP
- the dprA gene encoding DNA-processing protein DprA → MYPDYTRYYLGFNLAPGLGPARLARLIAHCGSPERAWHADAFDLAAAGIDARTSAAFLATRERVDLDRELERAARLGVTLLCIEDAAYPRLLREIPGAPPLLYIRGTLTPADEWAIAVVGTRSPTPYGREAARHLAGDLARAGVTIVSGLALGVDAIAHAAALDAGGRTVAVLACGVDRPYPERHRDLAERIIAQGALVSDYPLGTAPAAANFPPRNRIISGLSRGTLVVEAGERSGALITVEFALEQGRDVLAVPGSIFSRQSAGCLQLIRDGAALVASADDALAALNLTAASAQSEARIELPADPVEAALLAALSHEPRHIDELGRAVELPAPTVAAALALLELKGLARQAAPMQYVRAR
- a CDS encoding NUDIX domain-containing protein; translated protein: MTIKYTRWLRSYVGHQCILQVRASAFARNEQGGILLCRRADVMLWDVPGGTISLDEVPARGMTREVQEETGLVLEAERLIGVYGGPDFHWTYPNGDQAQILAIFFAARIVGGELHPAGHENVNVGFFLPDHLPPLLPRTRRMLRDAFTGRAEAYFDR